The genome window attattattattattattattattattattattattattattattattattattattattatttgtttatttgtttgtttgtttgtttatttatttatttatttattttttaatttaatttaatataccgccctatccccggggggctcagggcgatgcacaacataaaacatcatataaaatcatTGTAATATTggtaatataaatacagttaaaaacaacagttATTCCTTAACATAGCATCCCACGAACCCTtgtttaaaccctcccaagaaaaaacTAGTGGGTCCCGATGGTGTGGTCCCAATGGTATGGGGGCTATGATTAAATGATTCAGAACGATGCTTTGGTGaagggatagggtggtatattacaCTTTTGTGTTCTGTCTGTTGCTGTAAGAATGCTACTGCCAGGCAGTTTCCGCATCATCAAATGTGTCGCATTTAGATACTTAACGCTTTGTTGATTTGGTTTGTTTTAGCTCCGATTTCTGCTCATTTTCAGATTTCAGGAATCCGAACCCTATTGCACTGTTGCCCACCTGGTAGATTAGATTCGATTTGCACTACGTAATCCAGCTCCagtgtcagtgagaaaggtgaaccataaataatattaaaataaataaagaaacgAAATAATAAAAAACTTGAGCAACCAAACCAGACTGAGGAGTCAATCAGAAGCATGTCAAAGTAAACAAAATCTTTGTGCAGTGCTTAAGATCTAGCAACAAAGGAGCTTCTTTAGGCAGGACAGGGGAATTCCAAAGACATGACACTGTGGTGACCCCTGCTCTCATCTCAGAAGGTGGAAAAGCTGGAGAAGAACCACTTATGAAGATTTAAGTGAATGGTAGGgacaccagcctccaggtgggacctggggatcccctggaatcacagttcgcctccagactgcagagagatgttcccctggagagaatggatcctttggaaagtggacttgatggccttgtaccctgctgaggtccctgcccttcccaggctccgcccccaaatctccaggagtttctcaacgtGGATCTGACaactctaccaccaccaccacccccctcacGGTAGCCtgaggggacctggcaactcaAGTGGATGGCAACATTTCTATGGGAGGACAGGGGCAGACTGGCCATTGAGGCCACTGGGGAAAAAGTCTTGGGGGGCTGAGGCCTCCTCCCCTCCGCTGAGGCCACCCTTGCAGGACAGGTGAAAGCCAGCAGCTCAAGTCCCACATAGGGCAGGAAAGGAGGCATCTGGCAGGATTGGTTTGGCAggccctttcttcctccctccgtTGGGGGGCTGCAGAGCGTGAGGTGGGCTTTGGGATGGGGGCCTTCTCCAAGAGTGTTTTTCCCTCGTAATCTGTCCCTGTGAGGGAAGGTGGTCCTTCAAAAACTCCAAGGCCAGGCTGTTAAAACCCTTATAGGCCAAAACCAGCCACTGACTCAACCTTGGAACCTATTTCTTCCAATACTGTTTTGCTGCACTCACCGTCCCTTTACCAAGTTCACATCTATGCTGCAGCACTTCAGGCATTGTGGAGTAATTAATGGGACAGACAATTCTGGGTCCAAAGCAGCTTGGAAGGGCTGAGAAACACAACTGCCGGCCAGGCGATCCTGCTCCCTGTTTGACAGGGAACAGGACCCGCCATTTGTGGCCAAGCCCGCATGCTCACCCTCTGCTAGATGTGATGTGCAAGGAACGAAGACCCtgtgtgttacacagtgtgtaacgctcttctctctgtgatacacccctgaagatgccagtcacagatgcaggcgaaacgttaggaacatcatctaccagaccacggctacacagcctggaaaatccacaacaaccagaagaCCCTGCGTCCTTGCTCAGGCAGGCATCTGGGGGCCGGAATTTTGGAACCCAACAATTGCCTGCCTTATCCAACATTGAGCAAGAGAGTTCGTTGTCAGCACGGATAAGGAGCTCTCTTGTTGCAAAAGTGCCaaagatgtgttttttaaaaaacgtaagcACTGCTTCATGGATTCATGTTGACACAGTGACAATTGCCAGGTTTCGAAAGAACAGATCCTCATAAAACTACCAGGGGAGGCCAATTGGCCACTTGGCCTCCCCACCCGAAATGTTGTGAAAGTAAGATCAGCCACCAAACAGTGGAAGGACAAGAGCAGCCGGGGAGAAGCCACGGAAGCTGGCTAGCAGGCCACTGACGGTCCTTCCCACCCCACCTGAGAGAACCTGCCCAGCAATCCTGTGTGCAGGTGGAAGAAAAGAGTACATTTGCATAGTTCCAAaataattggtttttattgtCATTGCTTCCAAGCACTTAACAAAGTTCAAAGTGTTGAAGAACGTCAAATAGTTAATTGAAGGGGGTGCCCCTTCAATTAGTCAGTGACCATGGTCCCAATCCCACCCATACCCAGGCACTTAACATAGATGCAGAAGGTATCAATGGCCCTCACCCCTGTACAGGTAGGTGGCCAGAGCCTCTCGCACAGCCCTGCCCTCCGCGAGATGGGCGTCATCGCAAGGATCGTGTTCCCCTCCTTCCTGCGCCCCCACTGAAAtcggctgctgctcctccaactGCGACAGCAGCGGCCCAGCCCCTGCCGTGCTCTCTGGAGCCTCATGGCCCTCGCTCTCACAAATGTTGTGGAGCACGACGCATGCTCCCACGATCTGCTTGACATTCTGGGGCATGACCTGGAGCCTTGTTAGAAGGCAACGCCACCTGGCCTTTAGTCTCCCAAATGCACGCTCTGCCACGCACCTTGCCCGGGAAAGTCTCTCATTAAAGTAACGCTCCCTggcatcatgtgggggagcaTATGGCTTTACAAGCCACCTCCTCATTGGGAACACACCATCCGCCAGAACTAGCGCGGGAACGGCGACCCCCTCCACGGTAAGTGTCGGATTCCCTGGAAAAAACTCGCCCCTGTCCATGGCGTGGGTGAGGTGGCAATCGCGGAAGATGTGGGCATCATAGCTCCTGCCTGGAGGTCCTATCTCGACGTCGAAGAACCGTCCCTTGTGGTCGCAGACAGCCATCAGGACAATGGAGGGACTGTTTCTCCGATTGATGTAGTCCACCGGCGCATCGGAAGGATTTCTGATGGGAATGTGGCATCCGTCTATGGCTCCAACACACTGGGGGAAGCCCAGCTGGGCAAATCCCTCCATGACCTGTTGAGAGAGTCGTCAGAGAGAGTCCCTCCACTGAGGGGAAAAGGAGCGCTGGAGTTAAGTGAGGCTCAATAAGCGTGCGCATAGGGGCTTTCTGAAGGGGCAGCCATGCAGCGGCCTCTGCGCAAAGGTGTCACccctgctgttaaaaaaaaaatccacgtaCCTGTTCCACGGGATCCTCGAACCAGACCACCCTCTCGAAGAGCGCAACCTTCACTGCCCGGCAGAAGTCATGGACGGCCTCCGCTACAGAAGTCAGGCCGACACCAAATCGCTGCTTGACCTCACGGAAACTGTTGGGGCTGGCCAGGTACCATATAGCCATGCCGACTACCATCTCCACAGGGAACGAAGCCCGCATGTTTGTCTCCTGGCGCTGCAGGAGGGGTCTGAGGCTCTCCACGATGCTCATGAAGGTCCTCCTGGTCATTCGGAAGTTCCTGAGCCATTCCTCGTCGACCCAGGAAGACATGACACAGTTTTGCCACCAGTCCTTGTTCCTTTGTGGGTAAACCCAGAAGCGATGGCGCTGTGGAGCCGTCGCGAGGGTAAACCATTCCCGCCTGCGGCGTTTCCTCATCACAGCAGAATGATCAGGTTCCTGGGCCATCTGTTCCAGAAATGCCACATGTGCGGCAAGGGCACCTTGCACGAGGCCCATGAGGTGCGACAAGAGTGCCACGAGCAAACCCAGCAGCTCTGCCACCTCCAGATCAGGACCCATGCTCAAGAGGAGTAGAATAGCGGCGGAACAAAAGAGGAAGCTCCAGACTCTAGAAATGTGCTCCTACCTGTGAAAGGAGCAGAGCAGTTGTAAGGCGGGCTACAAAAGTTCAAAAAACAGGGCGGAGACTCTCATTCAAGGCGGGCAGCAGCCAttcaaaaaacaaaccaaccagggTGGAGACGTCCATTCAAGGCGGCctccagcaattaaaaaaaacaacagggtGGAGACGTCCATTCAAGGCAGCCTCCAGCAATTCAAAAGAACAGGGCGGAGACTTTCATTCCAGGTGCTGCACCAAAACAAaagtcaatcagaatgcagaagCATTCTCTGGCCAAGAACCAGTGGCACATCTTTAACACTTTCCGCACTGGGAACATTGCCTTTAATCCCATATGGGCCAATTACTGAACTGttattaaaaaagcaaaa of Sphaerodactylus townsendi isolate TG3544 linkage group LG03, MPM_Stown_v2.3, whole genome shotgun sequence contains these proteins:
- the LOC125428072 gene encoding putative nuclease HARBI1 codes for the protein MGPDLEVAELLGLLVALLSHLMGLVQGALAAHVAFLEQMAQEPDHSAVMRKRRRREWFTLATAPQRHRFWVYPQRNKDWWQNCVMSSWVDEEWLRNFRMTRRTFMSIVESLRPLLQRQETNMRASFPVEMVVGMAIWYLASPNSFREVKQRFGVGLTSVAEAVHDFCRAVKVALFERVVWFEDPVEQVMEGFAQLGFPQCVGAIDGCHIPIRNPSDAPVDYINRRNSPSIVLMAVCDHKGRFFDVEIGPPGRSYDAHIFRDCHLTHAMDRGEFFPGNPTLTVEGVAVPALVLADGVFPMRRWLVKPYAPPHDARERYFNERLSRARCVAERAFGRLKARWRCLLTRLQVMPQNVKQIVGACVVLHNICESEGHEAPESTAGAGPLLSQLEEQQPISVGAQEGGEHDPCDDAHLAEGRAVREALATYLYRGEGH